ATCTCAGTTTCGGCGTTCACACCCGGAACGCTGCGAAACCATTGGTCAAAGGTATTTTTGCTGGTAATAGTATGACTGCGGGGCGATCGCCCTTCATTAAAGACGGGCTTATTATCCTCACCTAAAATGGGCAGCACCAGTCCTGTTTCTAGCGGTGTCCGCTTATTTTCAAAATCGGGATGGTCAGCTCGAAAATCTCGAACTTTCGCGGTTAGCTGAATAATCGCCATAGTTGCGCCCTTTGTGATGACAGGTGTTGGATGCCAGCCGCGACCCCAGAAAACTTGCTGAACCGCTTGCAGCGTCTATATCGTCCTATATCGTCTATGCTGCGCTCGGACAGCTTTTACCCGGAGCAAGCGTCTGCGGGGGATGCAGAACGCTTTGGGCAACTGGCACAGGTGACTACAGTGGTGTCACAATTTTCTCCGGAGATGCCAAATAAAAAAGTGTCGATTTGCAACAAATCCCTCCCGGAGGGATTCCTGGCAGAGCGGGGCAATCTGGCTAGCAGAGCGGGGCAATCTGGCGCAGGGAATTGGGTGAACAGGTTGGAGGGCAGGGCTTTGGGGCGATCGCCCAGTGCCCCAGCTCAGGCTCCGGCAAGACGAGGGGGTGTGCTATAATTTGATATGCTGAAATGCTTGATTTTCAAGCTTTTTGGGTACTTTTCAAGTCCTCATTTAGAATCAAGTCAGCCTGTTTGATGCGGTCGGAAGCAGAGCGATGCTGTGTCTGTAAAGAAATATGTAGGCTTATCTCTCTAGACGCGGGTTGACGGTATCAACCCAGAACTTGATCTAGACTGCAATGCAAAACTGCAATCCACAACGGTAATGCAGAGCGCAGGTCGTAAAGCTCGGCTTCTAGTCCCCTTCTCACCCTTTTCGGAGCATTTCAATCTATGACCTTCTCCTCGGAGTCGCCCCAAGACCGGATCGTGCCCACAGACCTCCGCACGGAAATGTCCCGGTCATACCTGGAATACGCCATGAGCGTGATCGTAGGGCGGGCGCTTCCCGATGCGCGAGACGGTCTTAAACCTGTTCATCGTCGTATTCTCTACGCTATGCACGAACTGGGCCTCGCGCCCGATCGCCCCTTTCGCAAATGCGCCCGCGTGGTGGGCGACGTGATTGGTAAATACCATCCCCACGGCGATACGGCAGTGTATGACGCGCTGGTGCGAATGGCGCAAGATTTTTCGATGCGATCGCCCCTCGTCGATGGGCACGGCAACTTCGGTTCTGTGGACAACGACCCGCCCGCCGCCATGCGATATACCGAGTGTCGTCTGCGGGCCATCACCACCAACGCGCTGCTGCAAGACATCGAGTCGGAAACAGTAGACTTTGTCCCCAACTACGACGGGTCGCAGCAGGAACCCTTGGTGCTGCCTGCTCGTATCCCCCAATTGCTGCTCAACGGCTCCTCCGGCATCGCAGTCGGCATGGCCACCAACATCCCACCCCACAACCTGGGTGAACTGCTAGACGGGCTGGTGGCGCTAATCGCTAACCCAGACATGACCGATGCCGAACTGATGCAAATCATCCCCGGCCCCGACTTTCCCACAGGCGGCATCATCCTGGGCACCAGCGGCATCCGCGAAGCCTACGCCACCGGGCGTGGTTCCATCACCATGCGCGGCGTGGCCACCATTGAAACCATCGAGCGGCGCGGCGCACCGGATCGCGAAGCCATCATCATTACCGAATTGCCCTACCAAACCAACAAGGCCGCGCTGATCGAGAAAATCGCCGAAATGGTGAACGAGCGCAGGCTGGAAGGTATTGCCGATATCCGCGATGAGAGCGATCGCGACGGAATGCGAATCGTGATTGAATTACGCCGCGATGCCTATCCCCGCGTCGTCCTCAATAACCTCTACAAACAAACGCCGCTGCAAGCCAATTTTGGAGTCAACACCCTCGCTCTGGTGAACGGCGAACCGCAGCTTTTGGGATTAAAAGAATCCCTCCAAGTGTTCCTCGATTTTCGCATTGAAACGATTACGCGCCGCACGCGCTATGAGCTGCGAAAAGCAGAGGAACGCGATCACATTTTGCAGGGCTATCTGATTGCCCTGGCGAATCTGGATGAGATCATCGCGCTCATTCGGGGCGCAGCGGACACGCCTACTGCAAAGCAAGAGCTGATGGAGCGCTACAGCTTGTCAGAAGCGCAGGCCGACGCGATTCTGCAAATGCAACTGCGCCGCCTCACCGCGCTAGAGGCGGGCAAAATTCAGGCAGAACACGATGAACTGCAAGTCAAAATTGCCGACCTGCAAGACATCCTGGCCAACCGGGAGCGCATTTTACAAATTATTCGGGACGAAGCAGTGGAGCTAAAAGCGGCCCACGCCACCCCGCGTCGCACAGTAATCGAACCCCTCGATGGTGAATTGGGCGATATTGACCTAATTGCTAACGAACGGGCCATCATTCTCGTAACGGAGCAGGGCTACATCAAGCGGATGCCTGTTAGCACTTTCGAGGCGCAAAACCGGGCGACGCGGGGAAAGTCCGGCACTCGCATGAAGGAAGATGATGGCATTGATCACTTCCTGACCTGCAACGACCACGACAATATCTTATTTTTTAGCGATCGCGGCGTGGCCTATTGTCTGCGGGCCTATCAGGTGCCCACGGGGTCCCGCACGTCTCGCGGTGTGCCCATCGTGCAACTGCTGCCGATTCCTGTGGAGGAGAAGATTACCTCGGTCGTTGCGGTGACCGAATTCACCGATGATCTTTATCTGGTGATGTTGACCCAGAAGGGCTTCATTAAAAAGACGCAGCTTTCGGCCTTCGGCAACATCCGCACCAACGGGCTGATTGCGATCTCTCTGGAAGACGGCGACCAGTTGCGCTGGGTACGACTGACCACCGCAGACGACAGCATCATCATCGGCTCTCGCAAGGGCATGACAATCCATTTCCGCACGGATCATGAGCAACTGCGTCCCCTGGGTCGCCCAACCCGCGGCGTGCGGGCCATGAGCCTGCGCGAGGGCGATGAGCTGATGAGCATGGATATCTTACCCAGCCAGGTGGTGCAAACCATTGCCGAGGGCGACGACACCGATAGCGATGGCGATCTGGCAGAGGAGGAGTGCAGCACGGCGCAAGGGCCGTGGGTGCTGGTCATCACCACAGGTGGGCTGGGCAAGCGCGTTCCGGTAAATCAGTTCCGGCTGCAAAAGCGGGCTGGCATGGGGCTGCGGGCAATTCGCTTCCGCAAGGCGGGCGATGAACTGGCGGCGCTGCGCGTGGTAAACGAAGATGATGAAATGATTTTGGTGACGAGCCGTGGCATTATCATCCGCCAGGTGGTGAATGCGATTTCCTGTCAGTCGCGGGCGGCGACGGGGGTGCGTGTGCAGCGATTGGATGAGGACGATGCGATCGCCGATGTGGCGCTGGTGCCGCCCTCTGGTGAAGCGGAAGACCCAGATGCCGAGGACGAAGCCTCCGAAAGCTAAGCCCGAAAGCTAAGCCTGAAAGCTTAACCTGAAATCTAAACGCGAGAGAGCGTCTTCAGTGCATCAGTCCTGGAAGTTTTCGCGCAGGGCTTGGGGGTTTTGGCATTGGGGCGATCGCTCTAGGGGCAGTTGAATCCTCAGGCTAAGCCGCCGAGACTCGCATTCGGCCCAAATCATGCCGCCCAGATATTCCACCCGTTTTTTGACCAACGCCAGCCCCAGCCCCGTGCCGCCGTGTTTCCAGGGATCGAGGTTAGGAATGCGGTAGAACCGATCAAAGATGCGATCGCAC
The Thermoleptolyngbya sichuanensis A183 DNA segment above includes these coding regions:
- the gyrA gene encoding DNA gyrase subunit A; the protein is MTFSSESPQDRIVPTDLRTEMSRSYLEYAMSVIVGRALPDARDGLKPVHRRILYAMHELGLAPDRPFRKCARVVGDVIGKYHPHGDTAVYDALVRMAQDFSMRSPLVDGHGNFGSVDNDPPAAMRYTECRLRAITTNALLQDIESETVDFVPNYDGSQQEPLVLPARIPQLLLNGSSGIAVGMATNIPPHNLGELLDGLVALIANPDMTDAELMQIIPGPDFPTGGIILGTSGIREAYATGRGSITMRGVATIETIERRGAPDREAIIITELPYQTNKAALIEKIAEMVNERRLEGIADIRDESDRDGMRIVIELRRDAYPRVVLNNLYKQTPLQANFGVNTLALVNGEPQLLGLKESLQVFLDFRIETITRRTRYELRKAEERDHILQGYLIALANLDEIIALIRGAADTPTAKQELMERYSLSEAQADAILQMQLRRLTALEAGKIQAEHDELQVKIADLQDILANRERILQIIRDEAVELKAAHATPRRTVIEPLDGELGDIDLIANERAIILVTEQGYIKRMPVSTFEAQNRATRGKSGTRMKEDDGIDHFLTCNDHDNILFFSDRGVAYCLRAYQVPTGSRTSRGVPIVQLLPIPVEEKITSVVAVTEFTDDLYLVMLTQKGFIKKTQLSAFGNIRTNGLIAISLEDGDQLRWVRLTTADDSIIIGSRKGMTIHFRTDHEQLRPLGRPTRGVRAMSLREGDELMSMDILPSQVVQTIAEGDDTDSDGDLAEEECSTAQGPWVLVITTGGLGKRVPVNQFRLQKRAGMGLRAIRFRKAGDELAALRVVNEDDEMILVTSRGIIIRQVVNAISCQSRAATGVRVQRLDEDDAIADVALVPPSGEAEDPDAEDEASES